A stretch of DNA from Acropora palmata chromosome 12, jaAcrPala1.3, whole genome shotgun sequence:
AAGCatcaaaaaaagtatttacaTGCAGCAGTGGAGAAGACGTACAGAGAACAACAGTCCTCATTACTGGATAGCATCAAAGATGAGGGGAAGGAGCTGATCTTGGGAGGGGATGGTCGCTGTGATAGCCCAGGACATTCCGCTAAGTACGGCAGTTATTCTCTCATGGATttagagcaaaacaaaattctaGATTCTCAGCTGGTCCAGGTTGGTATCTACATTTCTACATTGGAAATGAAATTAACATATGACTGGGCATAAATAACTTACTGTAGTGTCAGACATACCTTTACTCTACTGTTCACTTTATGTTATTCTACAGAGTAATGAAGTAAAGAACTCCAATGCAATGGAAAAAGAAGGCCTGCAAAGATCACTTCAATTCTTAACTGATGAAGGACTCTCTCTTGACACCTTGATAACAGACAGACATGTCCAGATTAGAAAGCACATGAGGGAGAGATGGCCTGCCATTAAGCACAGATTGGATGGTTGGCATATTGGCAAAGGCTAGTTTGTATAATCAATGCTAAACTTTGTAACTGTggtaataattaaaattatgtAGCGATTGCCTGCAATGATTTAGCTTGATTGAAAATTATGGCAACCTATTAACACAAGAGTGCATTAATACCGATTGTTAACCagacttaatttttttttaaggtatTGGTAAAAAGATTGACAGCcttgcaaaaaagaaagactgtGCTGTGGtagcaaaatggaaaaagagcGTGGTCAACCACATGTTCTGGTGTGCTGCATCAACTGGTGATGATGATGGAGATTTAAAGGCAGCAAAGTGGCTCTCAATTACTAATCACATCATGAACAAGCATTCGGGACATCAAAGTCCCTTGTTTTCACAGTGTCTTCATGGTAGACTGCATggcagagaaagaaaaaagaaatggctcAGCCCGGGTATGGCAATGCTTATTCTAAATATCTTTTACAAGAAAATGTGTCAATAATGATACATACAGTTATTATTCACCATTTATTTCTGGCTGTTGTTCAGGTTCACAACCTTATGAGAAACTGACAGAGGTACTGACCAAGGGCTCGCTGTTAAAGGATATCAAGCAGATGTCTGGAGCACATGCCACTTCATCACTTGAGGCCTTCCATTCAGTACAAAACCACTTTGCTACAAAACGCTTAGCTTTCTCCTACCATGGAATTACCAGCAGGTAATAAATTGTTGTTGGAAACAACAATGTATGACCTGTGAAAAAGAGACTCTGCAGACGCAGATGCAGAGAATGATCATAGCTGTTAtcatttaaaaagaaactacATCAATATTTACTTTCAATATCCAGCATAATTTATTTCCAGATTGCAGATTTCCATCCTACATTTCAACAAGAACAGCGATCGGGACTATGCAAAACTACCAGATGGTACTCAGCGGGTAAACATTGCTTTCCCAAAGCACAAGAAAGGAGAGCATACAATAAAGAAGATTTTAGTTCAATGCACATATAGTAAGTACTGCTTAAATTTGCAAGGAAGCATTTTATATAGACTAATTTAAAAAAGGACAGACACTTACAACAGCCTACATGATATCTAATGTCTTTACATATTTCTTCCACAGTTAAAGTATACCTTGTATCACTTTCAGATGTTCACCTGAACATACCAAAAAAGTGGATACATAATGCAAAAACTTGTGATAATGAAATTATTACTAATTgctattaaaatttaaatgaaatgtCATAATGATAAGCCCCTCAGAAATAAGCTCCCCAAATCTATAACCTTTCCTCTAAGTTAATGACCTATGTCTCTTGTCAAGCCACAAGTAAGTAAAGTTATAATTCTGCTAATAACGATGTTTTCTCTAGGATATGTTGTTGATCTGAAagcgaatgttgtgcggattCTAGAAGGAATTGATACTGGTGTCTTAGAAAGAGCTGCTGCACCCCAATCACTGTCATCGGATTTTGAGCGGCCAGATAAGCAGGATGCTATAAATGCCTTCAAATCAAGGTTTAAGAACACTTCAACTACCTAACAATACATAAAAGGAACAAGCTTGGtacattgttttgaaaatgatgtaaaTCAATTAATTAAATGAGAATGTTGACCGATAATTTGCATCCTACCATTGAACACACTTGTTAACGTATCATCTATAGGTTAAATACCAACAATCTTGACTCGTCTGAACatgttacaattatttttaaggtGGAACAGAAATCATCTAGGAGAACAAACGTTCGAATTAAGCACAAACTCTTTGGTCATTTTGGTTGTCTACTCGTCGGGAAATCGAAATCCTTCAAACACAAAATCTTCTTCGATTCCTGGGGGTGGAAAGTGTGCCCGAATGCAACAAACTGCACATGAAGGGAGAACCACTCTTATCTGCTTCCCCAAAAGTCCCCAGCACCACCTTGCTAGCTGCCTGTAGGCTATGTGCCTCTTCTGTTTGTGATCAGGACCTTCATATGCATCGGCATATTGCTGCTTATACTGGTACCATGCCGTTTGAAGAACCCACCGATTCAAGCAAACAGCACTAAACCCCGGGTGTTGCGTAATGCACACTGGGGGCTCTTCAAGTCCTTTGGCCTCGACCGCTTCGTTGAGTTTTGCCACCACACAGTCAATTTCCGAACAACAGACGCATTCCACCACTCTAGTTAGTCGCTGGCAATTCCCACAAGTACACCTAAGCGAACGTTTTGATGCAATGTGTCGTAAGCTTTCAGCATAATACTTTGTTATAACCTAATGTCCCGGGAACACTTCTCGCGTGCCGAAATGATAAAACAGCCAC
This window harbors:
- the LOC141860695 gene encoding uncharacterized protein LOC141860695 codes for the protein MNQTQSNECKRCIYLVNRSHWNKHSKSYIYRQPPGNTPAYKQKLFLVAESSLLSLFEFCPVCRTECDRRVNSRIGTKITVMQKCLSCSFTRSWDSQPTIGDTPLGNIMMSSGILFGGGSPAKVLKIMGHMNVVTIGYSTFMKHQKKYLHAAVEKTYREQQSSLLDSIKDEGKELILGGDGRCDSPGHSAKYGSYSLMDLEQNKILDSQLVQSNEVKNSNAMEKEGLQRSLQFLTDEGLSLDTLITDRHVQIRKHMRERWPAIKHRLDGWHIGKGIGKKIDSLAKKKDCAVVAKWKKSVVNHMFWCAASTGDDDGDLKAAKWLSITNHIMNKHSGHQSPLFSQCLHGRLHGRERKKKWLSPGSQPYEKLTEVLTKGSLLKDIKQMSGAHATSSLEAFHSVQNHFATKRLAFSYHGITSR
- the LOC141859475 gene encoding P2X purinoceptor 7-like, which produces MDSDDSQSYSSSVSSSFESADETALADCAGTQPYLFEPSDSEASSGADSSESSEEETFERLQNTDWCTCGNCQRLTRVVECVCCSEIDCVVAKLNEAVEAKGLEEPPVCITQHPGFSAVCLNRWVLQTAWYQYKQQYADAYEGPDHKQKRHIAYRQLARWCWGLLGKQIRVVLPSCAVCCIRAHFPPPGIEEDFVFEGFRFPDE